A segment of the Flavobacterium azooxidireducens genome:
CGTTGCGAAATAACGACAATGCTCAAAATTATTTAGAAGATTATTCTATCGAAAAATTAATTCCGAAAATTGAAGCCAATTTAATGGATTTAAACGATAATCCGGAAGGAAATCCGTTGGTGGATTTTGGAAAAATAGACGACAAGAAATTCATCATCAATAAAATTGAAGTATTAAACCACCGTTGGATTATTGCCGATTTTAGTAATGGAGAACTATGGGGAGAAGTACTTTTACAGTATTTTGTAGAGGAAGATGAATCACTTGATTTTAAAATTATTCAGTCAACATTATATCCAAAACAGTAAACTTTTGTATATTTAAGTCCTTAATTTTTTAGGTATGAAAAATTGTTTGCTTTTAATTGTTTTAGTTATGAGTTTGGTTTCCTGCAAAAAATTTGATCAGGATGTAGAACCTGAATTAATTAAAAAGCAAGCTTTGTTAGATACGATTGCCAGTGCCGACAAAGATGAAAATGGTTGTTTAGATGGAGCTGGTTATTTTTGGTCAACATTAAATAAAGAATGTATAAAAATCTACGAATCGGCTATCACTTTATATCCGCAGGATAATCAAAACAATGAGGATGAAACCAAAAATGCTTACATTGTTTTTGGCGAAAATGGAGGAAATGAAGCCGAAATATTTCTTCCTAATCAGGTGAAATCTCTTATTCTGGTTCGTCCTTCAGAAGGTCAACCATGGAAATTTGATGATTGGCAACTCATTCCTTGGAAAGGGTTTATTCTTAAAAAAGGAGAAGATATTTTATTTGCCGGCGATGGTGGTGTAGGACCAAAAATCACCGGAAGCGATAAAATGGAAGATTAATCTATTTGTTTTCTCCAAGCCAATTTCTAAAATCATAAAAATTTTGTGGAGCAACACCGTGACCAACAGGATATTCTTTATACACAAATTTAATTCCTAATTTTTCTAAAACCGGACTTGTTTTTCTTGCCCAATCCACCGGAATTACTTGATCAACTGTTCCGTGTGAAGCAAATATTTTTAAGTTTGAGAAGTTATTTTTTTCAAAATTATCCTTCGCCATTTCGGTATTCAAATAACCACTCATCGCTACAATTTTTGAAACTTTTTCAGGATAGGAGAGAGCGATAGCGTAGCTCAAAATTGCACCTTGACTGAATCCGATTAAAGTGATATTCTCCTTATCAATCGGAAATTTTGCAACTAATTCATCTATAAAATCAACGATTAAATCCCTAGATTGTTTGGCTTGATTTATATCGGAAAACTTAGTATCATCTGCATCAAAATTGATCGCATACCAAGCATAGCTTCCATACATTAAATCATGCGGAGCTTGCACCGAAATCACATAATATTGCTCCGGAAGTTCCGATGCAAATGAAAATAAATCTTCTTTATTACTGCCATAACCGTGCAATAAAAGTAATAAAGGATTTTTTTCTTGAATTGTTTTTGGCTCTCGAATTAAATACTGTAACGACATAATTATAGGCTTTTAAATATATTTTGGTAAAAATCACCCAACAATGGAACTTTTTTCTCTTCATTATTCAAGGCTCCCATAAATCCGAAAATCCATAAAATAAAAAAGAAAATATAAAAAGCGAAGGAGATCATCCAACTATCAAAATAACCAATCGGATATCCTAAAGCAAAAAAGGTTAAAAATATTCCCAATGCTTGTCTGATGTGAAAACTGGCAAACGAACTTTTGTTTTCACTATTCATAAAAATTGCGATTACAGATCCAATAATCGTTAAGTAGGCTACAATTGCAGCATTTTTAT
Coding sequences within it:
- a CDS encoding alpha/beta hydrolase, with translation MSLQYLIREPKTIQEKNPLLLLLHGYGSNKEDLFSFASELPEQYYVISVQAPHDLMYGSYAWYAINFDADDTKFSDINQAKQSRDLIVDFIDELVAKFPIDKENITLIGFSQGAILSYAIALSYPEKVSKIVAMSGYLNTEMAKDNFEKNNFSNLKIFASHGTVDQVIPVDWARKTSPVLEKLGIKFVYKEYPVGHGVAPQNFYDFRNWLGENK
- a CDS encoding DUF4870 domain-containing protein, giving the protein MEQNKNAAIVAYLTIIGSVIAIFMNSENKSSFASFHIRQALGIFLTFFALGYPIGYFDSWMISFAFYIFFFILWIFGFMGALNNEEKKVPLLGDFYQNIFKSL